One Lactobacillus sp. CBA3606 DNA segment encodes these proteins:
- the rpsL gene encoding 30S ribosomal protein S12: protein MPTINQLIRKGRKSKVSKSNAPALNFGYNSYKKVQTNNPAPQKRGVATRVGTMTPKKPNSALRKYARVRLSNLIEVTAYIPGIGHNLQEHSVVLIRGGRVKDLPGVRYHVIRGTLDTAGVEDRRQSRSKYGTKKPKE, encoded by the coding sequence ATGCCAACAATTAATCAATTAATTCGCAAAGGCCGTAAGTCTAAAGTATCAAAATCGAACGCCCCAGCTTTGAACTTTGGGTATAACAGTTACAAGAAGGTTCAAACTAACAATCCAGCACCACAAAAACGGGGTGTCGCTACTCGTGTCGGCACAATGACTCCTAAGAAGCCTAACTCGGCTTTACGGAAGTATGCGCGTGTCCGTCTATCTAACTTGATTGAAGTTACAGCTTACATTCCTGGTATTGGTCACAACCTCCAAGAACATAGTGTTGTTTTAATTCGTGGTGGACGTGTAAAGGATTTACCTGGTGTTCGTTATCATGTTATCCGTGGTACTTTAGATACTGCTGGTGTCGAAGATCGTCGCCAAAGCCGTTCTAAGTACGGGACTAAAAAGCCAAAGGAATAA
- a CDS encoding LysR family transcriptional regulator produces the protein MDIHQIQYLITIVDNDFNLTKSARVLNVSQPALSKLISELENIENVRIFIRRKGRITGLTPVGKDLIQNGRQVSLDYQAMMQSLRDHATVQTGKITIGIAPVIISTVFNRAIPKFIQENPTIQLKIVERGAYELQKMLLLQEIDLAVIVAPATFPGITETILYRDSVAVWFNNQHRFHDFPGAIPFNEVGQERIVTLDDSFMVTYQVKQRFQQQKIQPNFFFQTSSWDLILNMCQEMDTVGIIAAPIASNYAGTNIEHREFDPVFPWNISLCRFGDDYTSNLVHYTSDWFTNYFKHTPRQITSS, from the coding sequence ATGGATATTCATCAGATTCAATATCTAATCACGATTGTTGATAATGACTTCAACCTCACCAAGAGTGCGCGCGTCTTAAACGTGTCGCAACCTGCACTCAGTAAACTCATCAGTGAACTTGAAAACATTGAAAATGTTCGCATCTTTATTCGACGTAAAGGCCGCATCACTGGCTTAACCCCGGTTGGTAAAGATTTGATTCAAAACGGTCGGCAGGTCAGTCTCGATTACCAAGCGATGATGCAAAGTCTACGAGATCACGCGACCGTTCAAACCGGGAAGATTACAATTGGAATTGCGCCAGTGATTATTTCAACGGTCTTTAACCGTGCAATCCCAAAGTTCATTCAGGAAAATCCAACGATTCAACTAAAGATTGTTGAACGCGGTGCCTATGAACTACAAAAAATGCTCTTATTACAAGAAATTGATTTAGCAGTAATTGTTGCCCCAGCGACCTTTCCTGGTATTACCGAAACGATCCTTTACCGTGACTCAGTCGCTGTTTGGTTCAACAATCAGCATCGGTTCCATGATTTTCCAGGCGCAATTCCCTTCAACGAAGTCGGACAAGAACGGATTGTCACCCTTGATGATAGCTTTATGGTCACTTACCAAGTTAAGCAACGCTTTCAGCAACAAAAGATTCAACCCAACTTCTTCTTTCAAACCAGTTCTTGGGATTTAATTCTTAACATGTGCCAAGAAATGGACACTGTCGGTATTATTGCAGCCCCAATTGCTAGCAACTACGCCGGGACTAATATCGAGCATCGTGAATTTGATCCGGTTTTTCCTTGGAATATTAGCCTTTGTCGCTTTGGCGATGACTACACCAGTAATTTAGTGCATTACACCAGTGACTGGTTCACCAACTATTTCAAGCACACTCCGCGCCAAATAACGTCATCATAA
- a CDS encoding A24 family peptidase, giving the protein MLLLLNSYFFLTGACLGSFMTCCADRLSTKQPWNWSQRSRCPHCQTQLRYWQLIPIIGLILQRGHCHTCHQPISWTSTWIELICGSLLLYNWQALSMLTIVWLSCYFVLIFNSLMDYYTLQVYPLTFILPALLGLSQRHFIWDTALLLVLGLIVGLYLVARLTNKFGLGDVDVLLLLSCVASPTQVLTSLTLAAIGALVVLSRHRRQPLPFVPFISWGFILVTQLGLAN; this is encoded by the coding sequence TTGTTACTTCTATTAAATAGTTACTTCTTTTTAACTGGCGCCTGCTTGGGGTCATTCATGACTTGCTGTGCTGACCGGCTCAGTACGAAGCAACCTTGGAATTGGTCGCAACGTTCTCGTTGTCCTCATTGCCAGACACAATTACGATACTGGCAACTTATCCCAATCATCGGCCTAATTTTGCAACGCGGGCATTGCCACACTTGCCACCAACCGATTAGTTGGACCTCAACTTGGATTGAATTAATCTGCGGTAGCCTACTACTTTATAACTGGCAAGCCTTATCCATGCTCACCATCGTCTGGTTAAGTTGCTACTTCGTCTTGATTTTCAACAGTCTCATGGATTACTACACCTTACAAGTCTACCCGCTGACGTTTATTTTACCGGCACTGCTCGGTCTTAGTCAACGCCACTTTATCTGGGATACTGCCTTATTACTCGTTTTAGGTCTAATAGTTGGCCTCTATTTAGTCGCCCGCTTGACCAACAAATTTGGCTTGGGTGACGTTGACGTGTTGTTGCTATTAAGTTGTGTGGCTTCCCCGACCCAAGTACTCACCAGCTTAACGTTAGCTGCCATTGGGGCCCTGGTTGTCTTAAGCCGACACCGACGACAACCGCTCCCCTTCGTACCTTTCATCAGTTGGGGCTTCATCCTGGTAACCCAGCTAGGCCTCGCTAATTGA
- the rpsG gene encoding 30S ribosomal protein S7, producing the protein MPRRGHVAKREVLPDPMYDSKLVTRLINHLMLDGKRGTASTILYDAFDQIKEQTGNEPLEVFEEAMKNVMPVLEVKARRVGGSNYQVPIEVRPDRKSTLGLRWIVQYARSRGEHTMSDRLAREIMDAANNTGASVKKREDTHKMAEANRAFAHYRW; encoded by the coding sequence ATGCCAAGAAGAGGACATGTCGCAAAGCGCGAAGTTTTGCCTGATCCAATGTACGATTCAAAATTAGTAACGCGTTTAATCAACCACTTAATGTTAGATGGTAAACGCGGAACTGCATCAACAATCTTGTATGATGCGTTCGATCAAATTAAAGAACAAACTGGTAACGAACCTTTAGAAGTCTTCGAAGAAGCTATGAAGAACGTTATGCCAGTACTTGAAGTTAAAGCTCGCCGGGTTGGTGGGTCTAACTATCAAGTTCCTATCGAAGTTCGTCCAGATCGTAAATCGACTTTGGGTCTTCGTTGGATCGTTCAATACGCACGTTCACGTGGTGAACACACCATGTCAGACCGGTTAGCTCGTGAAATCATGGATGCTGCTAACAATACTGGTGCCTCAGTTAAGAAGCGTGAAGATACGCATAAAATGGCTGAAGCCAACCGTGCTTTTGCACATTATCGTTGGTAA
- a CDS encoding acyl CoA:acetate/3-ketoacid CoA transferase, with translation MSVQFINSDAAAQLIPDDATIALEGFLGSDVAEEILRSIRKRFDTEGHPAQLAIWHASGIGDGANKGTNNLAVKGLLRRIVGGHWGLAPQLEPLVAANDFEAYNFPQGVLSQIFRDSAAHKPIQISRVGLGTFVDPDVEGGKLNEAAQAHDLVSKIKIHGADYLAYEVPRPNIAILRGTFADENGNITFDDEPLTLESTSIAMAAHNNGGKVFVQVKRVVKAGAMRPKDIRIPSLLVDYVVETADETMTMQSNTTQYNPDYIDADVVKPAGAINVALDAKKVIARRAAMFKGDQDRIVNYGIGKYPETVSLVLKEEGAAEDITTTVEPGTFGGVPMGGGDFGCAIAPEATIDQPYMFDFYDGGGIDIAFLGLAELDHAGNINVSKFGPKIAGTGGFVNITQNTPTVVFTGTFTAGGLRTTVSDGQLKITQEGRRHKLVTDVEQITFSGPVAYNNQQHIYYVTERAVFQLTATGIELIEIAPGVDLHTDVLDQMDFMPQISPNLHYMDARIFEPALMGNITNQATQAVTVNA, from the coding sequence ATGTCAGTGCAATTTATTAATAGCGATGCAGCAGCCCAATTAATTCCCGATGATGCAACCATCGCTTTAGAAGGCTTCTTAGGGTCTGATGTTGCGGAAGAAATTTTACGGAGTATTCGGAAACGGTTTGATACCGAGGGTCATCCAGCCCAATTAGCCATTTGGCATGCTTCTGGAATTGGCGATGGTGCCAACAAAGGGACCAATAACTTGGCAGTCAAAGGGTTACTGCGTCGAATCGTTGGTGGTCACTGGGGATTAGCGCCACAATTGGAACCGCTAGTGGCGGCCAATGACTTTGAAGCTTATAACTTTCCACAAGGCGTTTTGTCGCAAATCTTCCGGGATTCGGCTGCACACAAACCAATTCAAATTAGTCGGGTTGGTCTTGGGACGTTCGTTGATCCCGATGTTGAAGGCGGCAAGCTGAACGAAGCTGCCCAGGCACATGATTTGGTTTCTAAAATTAAGATTCATGGCGCTGATTACCTCGCTTATGAAGTCCCTAGGCCTAACATTGCCATCTTGCGTGGGACGTTTGCTGATGAAAATGGCAATATCACTTTTGATGATGAACCCTTAACCTTGGAATCGACCTCAATTGCGATGGCCGCCCATAATAACGGTGGTAAAGTCTTCGTGCAAGTTAAACGGGTAGTTAAAGCCGGTGCGATGCGGCCAAAGGATATTCGAATTCCTAGTTTGCTAGTGGATTACGTGGTCGAAACTGCGGATGAAACGATGACCATGCAAAGTAATACCACGCAATACAATCCTGATTATATTGATGCGGATGTCGTCAAACCAGCTGGAGCCATTAATGTCGCGTTAGATGCTAAAAAGGTGATTGCGCGCCGGGCAGCGATGTTTAAAGGCGATCAAGATCGAATTGTGAATTACGGTATTGGTAAATATCCAGAAACGGTCTCATTAGTCCTGAAGGAAGAAGGGGCGGCTGAGGATATCACCACGACCGTTGAACCAGGCACGTTTGGCGGTGTGCCAATGGGTGGTGGCGACTTTGGCTGTGCCATTGCGCCCGAAGCAACGATTGATCAACCGTACATGTTTGATTTCTATGATGGTGGCGGTATTGACATCGCCTTTCTAGGCTTAGCTGAACTCGACCACGCCGGCAACATCAACGTTTCAAAGTTCGGACCCAAGATTGCGGGGACTGGTGGCTTTGTTAACATTACGCAAAATACACCGACCGTGGTGTTTACGGGGACTTTTACCGCTGGCGGTTTACGGACGACAGTGAGTGATGGACAATTAAAAATTACCCAAGAAGGTCGGCGGCATAAATTAGTCACGGATGTGGAGCAAATTACTTTCTCTGGCCCCGTTGCGTATAATAATCAGCAACATATTTACTATGTGACTGAACGGGCTGTCTTCCAACTGACGGCGACGGGCATTGAATTAATTGAAATCGCACCTGGAGTGGATTTGCACACGGATGTTTTAGACCAAATGGATTTCATGCCACAAATTAGTCCCAACTTACACTATATGGATGCCCGAATTTTTGAACCAGCATTAATGGGGAATATTACCAATCAAGCGACACAAGCGGTAACCGTTAACGCTTAG
- the fabV gene encoding enoyl-ACP reductase FabV: protein MSETTMVQLTEKLKGNVARSVNPEGCRQEILNQIAYVQGKGHYAGAKKALIVGGSSSYGLASRITTAFGQGADTISISYERAPRDEKMLGTAGWYNNVYFREAAEKAGLIGKNFNGDCFTQAMKDQVIAYIKAEFGGKIDLLVYSVAAPKRTNPANPDETWRSVIKSVGEPVTGQNINMEENELFDQTVEPATPEEVEATKHVMGGEDWEIWVNELKAAGVLAEGFKTILYSYIGPKSTYAFYHEGTLGAAKDAAEASSHKIQKTLNDLNGEALISVSRAVTTKASVVIPIFPLYCIALYKVEETTGTHETPIMHKDRLFRDMVYGDLREVDDQGRLRPDAWEQRADIQAKVAELMTKITPENFNSDLTGYAEFRREFLQLNGFEVPGADIKAVDLEALKKLEP, encoded by the coding sequence ATGTCAGAAACAACAATGGTTCAATTAACCGAAAAATTAAAAGGTAACGTGGCACGTTCAGTAAATCCAGAAGGCTGTCGACAAGAAATCCTGAATCAAATTGCGTATGTCCAAGGTAAAGGGCACTATGCCGGGGCGAAGAAAGCCTTAATCGTTGGTGGCTCTTCCAGTTATGGCTTAGCAAGTCGGATTACGACAGCCTTTGGTCAAGGCGCCGATACCATTAGTATTTCTTACGAACGGGCCCCACGTGATGAGAAGATGCTCGGCACAGCTGGTTGGTACAACAACGTTTATTTCCGGGAAGCGGCTGAAAAAGCAGGTCTCATTGGTAAGAACTTTAACGGTGACTGTTTTACACAAGCGATGAAAGACCAAGTTATTGCGTACATTAAAGCTGAATTTGGTGGCAAGATTGATTTGTTAGTTTATTCAGTTGCAGCGCCAAAACGGACTAATCCAGCTAACCCAGATGAAACTTGGCGTTCGGTCATTAAATCAGTTGGCGAACCAGTGACTGGTCAAAATATCAATATGGAAGAAAACGAATTATTTGATCAAACTGTTGAACCAGCAACGCCTGAAGAAGTTGAAGCGACGAAGCATGTGATGGGCGGCGAAGACTGGGAGATTTGGGTTAACGAATTGAAAGCTGCCGGGGTGTTAGCTGAAGGCTTTAAGACCATTTTATATTCATACATCGGTCCTAAGAGTACCTACGCGTTCTATCATGAAGGAACTTTAGGCGCTGCGAAAGATGCTGCGGAAGCTTCATCTCACAAAATTCAAAAGACCTTGAATGATTTAAACGGCGAAGCCTTAATTTCAGTCTCACGGGCGGTTACGACAAAGGCCTCAGTCGTTATCCCAATCTTCCCACTGTATTGCATCGCGTTATACAAAGTTGAAGAAACGACTGGGACACATGAAACACCAATTATGCATAAAGATCGGTTATTCCGTGACATGGTTTATGGCGATTTAAGAGAAGTTGACGATCAAGGTCGCTTACGGCCAGATGCATGGGAACAACGTGCTGATATTCAAGCCAAGGTAGCCGAACTCATGACGAAGATTACGCCAGAAAACTTTAATTCTGATTTAACCGGTTATGCTGAATTCCGCCGTGAATTCTTACAATTGAATGGTTTCGAGGTTCCTGGAGCCGATATTAAAGCTGTTGATTTGGAAGCTTTGAAGAAATTAGAACCATAA